From one Catenuloplanes nepalensis genomic stretch:
- a CDS encoding CBS domain-containing protein, giving the protein MTDNPITVRADESLSTAARRMRDGAVGAVIVVDGTEVRGVVTDRDIAVRAIAEDLDPRTLPTGELAGPDVIVTSADDDAETAVELMRTHSVRRLPVMDGEQVVGMVTLGDLAVARDGDSALADISSDAPNN; this is encoded by the coding sequence ATGACTGACAATCCGATCACCGTGCGCGCGGACGAGTCGCTGAGCACGGCCGCGCGGCGGATGCGCGACGGCGCCGTCGGCGCGGTGATCGTGGTGGACGGCACCGAGGTGCGCGGCGTGGTGACGGACCGGGACATCGCGGTCCGGGCGATCGCGGAGGACCTGGATCCGCGGACGTTGCCCACCGGTGAGCTGGCCGGTCCCGACGTGATCGTCACATCCGCCGACGACGACGCGGAGACCGCGGTCGAGCTGATGCGCACGCACTCGGTGCGGCGGCTGCCGGTGATGGACGGCGAGCAGGTGGTCGGCATGGTCACGCTCGGCGACCTGGCGGTGGCCCGGGACGGGGACTCCGCCCTGGCGGACATCAGCTCGGACGCGCCGAACAACTGA
- a CDS encoding sensor histidine kinase, translating into MPRAVPLHRSLVVRLLATSMLIAVCAVAATAWLTVQLTKRAVTQEQSRTLASDTDVYDAIIAYAATHDRWDGVDELVRRQAELTGTRIALTTPARGLIAASSADAPATVAASDVPTATVDPLRLDRGVARVSGGLIDSRAVGPYRLTDAERDRLRRLADVQVICLRRGNVTAEVVELPSGRPAVREVTGEPPPITPCDPAGLLDPVETERKPLADLVTLTVACLRDAGNPNLRFTITPEFIPRYEDAPPEARDDRRVRECIGDARRDQLRPYVAPPALLFVTGPSAPETAVLTLSPANTARIAGTAALILLLTLAVTVVAGLRLVRPLRALTEAARAPANRQAPVPVTTRDEIGYLAAAFNDLSARRQALERQRNAMVNDIAHELRTPLTNIRTWLETARDGAVAVDQEVLDLLVDESVLLHHVVDDLRDIAALEAGSLRVHPEPTYVRDLLEQLVEAHRGGGAVTLDPASDDPEADVDPVRLRQIVGNLVSNAIRHTSPGGTVTVKLEMRPGRMVISVSDTGPGIAPADLPRVFDRFWRADSSRSRATGGSGLGLPIARELARAHGGDLTATSVPGRGATFTVILPVTIDREPHANS; encoded by the coding sequence ATGCCGCGCGCGGTGCCGCTGCACCGGAGCCTCGTGGTGCGGCTGCTGGCCACGTCGATGCTGATCGCGGTGTGCGCGGTCGCGGCCACCGCGTGGCTGACCGTGCAGCTCACCAAGCGGGCCGTCACCCAGGAGCAGAGCCGCACGCTGGCCTCGGACACCGACGTCTACGACGCGATCATCGCGTACGCGGCCACCCACGACCGCTGGGACGGCGTGGACGAGCTGGTCCGGCGGCAGGCCGAGCTGACCGGCACCCGGATCGCGCTGACCACGCCGGCACGCGGGCTGATCGCGGCCTCGTCCGCGGACGCGCCGGCCACGGTCGCCGCCTCCGACGTGCCCACGGCCACGGTCGACCCGCTGCGCCTGGACCGCGGCGTCGCGCGCGTCTCCGGCGGGCTGATCGACTCGCGGGCGGTCGGGCCGTACCGGTTGACCGACGCCGAACGGGACCGGCTGCGCCGGCTCGCCGATGTGCAGGTCATCTGCCTGCGGCGGGGCAACGTCACCGCGGAGGTGGTGGAGCTGCCCAGCGGCCGCCCGGCGGTCCGCGAGGTGACCGGCGAGCCGCCGCCGATCACGCCGTGCGACCCGGCCGGCCTGCTCGACCCCGTCGAGACGGAACGCAAGCCGCTGGCCGACCTGGTCACGCTGACCGTGGCCTGCCTGCGGGACGCGGGCAACCCGAACCTCCGGTTCACGATCACACCCGAATTCATCCCACGGTACGAGGACGCGCCGCCCGAGGCGCGGGACGACCGGCGGGTGCGCGAGTGCATCGGCGACGCGCGCCGCGACCAGCTTCGTCCCTACGTCGCGCCGCCCGCGCTGCTCTTCGTCACCGGGCCGTCCGCGCCGGAGACCGCCGTGCTCACGCTCTCCCCCGCGAACACCGCGCGCATCGCCGGCACGGCCGCGCTGATCCTGCTGCTCACGCTGGCCGTCACGGTCGTGGCCGGGCTGCGGCTGGTCCGGCCGCTGCGCGCGCTGACCGAGGCGGCCCGCGCGCCCGCGAACCGGCAGGCGCCGGTGCCGGTCACCACGCGCGACGAGATCGGCTATCTGGCCGCCGCGTTCAACGACCTGTCGGCCCGGCGGCAGGCGCTGGAACGGCAGCGCAACGCCATGGTCAACGACATCGCGCACGAGCTGCGCACGCCGCTGACCAACATCCGCACCTGGCTGGAGACCGCCCGGGACGGCGCGGTCGCCGTCGATCAGGAGGTGCTGGACCTGCTGGTCGACGAGTCCGTCCTGCTCCACCACGTGGTCGACGACCTGCGGGACATCGCGGCGCTGGAGGCGGGCAGCCTGCGCGTGCATCCGGAGCCCACCTACGTACGGGACCTGCTGGAACAGCTGGTCGAGGCGCACCGGGGCGGTGGCGCGGTCACGCTGGACCCGGCGTCCGACGATCCCGAGGCCGACGTGGACCCGGTCCGGCTGCGCCAGATCGTCGGCAACCTGGTCTCCAACGCGATCCGGCACACATCGCCGGGCGGGACGGTCACGGTCAAGCTGGAGATGCGCCCCGGCCGCATGGTCATCTCGGTGTCCGACACCGGGCCCGGCATCGCCCCGGCCGACCTGCCCCGGGTCTTCGACCGCTTCTGGCGCGCGGACTCGTCCCGCTCCCGCGCCACCGGCGGCTCCGGCCTCGGCCTGCCCATCGCCCGCGAGCTGGCCCGCGCCCACGGCGGCGACCTCACCGCCACCAGCGTTCCCGGCCGGGGCGCCACGTTCACCGTCATCCTCCCGGTCACGATCGACCGCGAGCCGCATGCGAATTCATGA
- a CDS encoding efflux RND transporter periplasmic adaptor subunit, which yields MPEEENRRRWGRVVAGVVAAGSVLAITAAALVWTRDGNAAGAEPAETISVGTVAVARTDLSTSRTLTGTLGYGTPRAVKAGREGVVTWLPDGGRTVDRGHTLYQVNDEPIPLFLGAPPLYRTITGADLIGRDVAMIAKNLSALGYETGYQPGTGEQVKVGKSWVPVRDGEGVLTPALKNAITWWQRDLGLPDDGVIEVGDLAVLPGAVRVDSLLVQIGDPATGDLMSVTQTAKVITVQAPVTETDALKPGDKVTLRLPGGAETPGEIGEISTVAQTAEGSQAPGAAQQLTVTVTMTDPKAAGRLDGGGVEVRVAGETRTGVLAVPVTALLALREGGYAVQLPDGRLIAVATGMFSGGLVEVSGAGVTEGLQVVTTS from the coding sequence ATGCCTGAGGAGGAGAACCGCCGGCGCTGGGGCCGCGTGGTGGCCGGCGTGGTCGCGGCCGGGTCCGTGCTCGCGATCACCGCGGCCGCGCTGGTCTGGACGCGCGACGGGAACGCGGCCGGAGCCGAGCCGGCCGAGACGATCAGCGTGGGTACGGTCGCGGTCGCGCGCACCGACCTGTCCACGAGCCGGACGCTGACCGGGACGCTCGGCTACGGCACGCCGCGTGCGGTCAAGGCCGGTCGCGAGGGCGTGGTCACCTGGCTGCCGGACGGCGGGAGGACGGTCGACCGGGGCCACACGCTGTACCAGGTCAACGACGAGCCGATCCCGCTGTTCCTCGGCGCGCCGCCGCTCTACCGCACGATCACCGGCGCGGACCTGATCGGCCGCGACGTCGCCATGATCGCCAAGAATCTCAGTGCCCTGGGGTACGAGACCGGCTACCAGCCGGGCACGGGAGAGCAGGTCAAGGTCGGCAAGTCCTGGGTACCGGTCCGGGACGGCGAGGGCGTGCTGACCCCGGCGCTGAAGAACGCGATCACCTGGTGGCAGCGCGACCTCGGCCTGCCGGACGACGGCGTCATCGAGGTCGGCGACCTGGCCGTGCTGCCCGGCGCGGTCCGGGTCGACTCGCTGCTCGTGCAGATCGGGGACCCGGCCACCGGCGACCTGATGTCCGTCACCCAGACCGCGAAGGTGATCACGGTCCAGGCGCCGGTCACCGAGACCGACGCGCTCAAACCCGGAGACAAGGTCACGCTGCGCCTGCCGGGCGGCGCCGAGACGCCCGGCGAGATCGGCGAGATCTCCACGGTCGCGCAGACCGCGGAGGGCAGCCAGGCCCCGGGCGCGGCGCAGCAGCTCACCGTCACGGTCACGATGACCGACCCGAAGGCGGCCGGCCGGCTCGACGGCGGCGGCGTCGAGGTGCGGGTCGCGGGCGAGACCAGGACCGGCGTGCTGGCCGTGCCGGTGACCGCGCTGCTCGCCCTGCGCGAGGGCGGTTACGCGGTCCAGCTCCCGGACGGCCGCCTGATCGCGGTCGCGACCGGGATGTTCTCCGGCGGCCTGGTCGAGGTCAGCGGCGCCGGCGTCACCGAGGGCCTTCAGGTGGTGACGACCTCATGA
- a CDS encoding response regulator transcription factor yields the protein MPAHVLIAEDDLRHAEILRRYLESAGYRTTVTHDGRTALDAARRLRPDLLLLDVMMPELSGLGLCEVIRRESAVPVLMLTARTSEDDLLTGLDSGADDYLTKPYRPRELLARIRTLLRRADSADTRDVLRAGPVAVDLTRREVTVDARVVDCTPDEFAILATLVQQPERVFTRAQLLERTNGYGRDSTERAIDTHMSNLRRKIEPNPRRPRLLLTVYGVGYKLAGA from the coding sequence GTGCCCGCACATGTGCTGATCGCCGAGGACGACCTGAGACACGCGGAGATCCTCCGGCGCTACCTCGAGTCCGCCGGTTACCGCACCACGGTCACGCACGACGGCCGGACCGCGCTGGACGCGGCCCGCCGGCTCCGCCCGGACCTGCTGCTGCTCGACGTGATGATGCCGGAGCTCTCCGGGCTCGGCCTGTGCGAGGTGATCCGGCGCGAGTCGGCCGTGCCGGTGCTGATGCTGACCGCGCGGACCAGCGAGGACGACCTGCTCACCGGTCTCGACTCGGGCGCGGACGACTACCTGACCAAGCCGTACCGGCCGCGGGAACTGCTCGCCCGGATCCGGACGCTGCTGCGCCGCGCGGACTCCGCCGACACCCGGGACGTGCTGCGGGCCGGGCCGGTCGCGGTCGACCTGACCCGCCGCGAGGTGACGGTGGACGCGCGGGTGGTCGACTGCACGCCGGACGAGTTCGCGATCCTGGCCACGCTGGTGCAGCAGCCGGAACGCGTCTTCACCCGGGCCCAGCTGCTGGAGCGGACCAACGGGTACGGCCGGGACTCGACCGAGCGCGCGATCGACACCCACATGTCCAACCTCCGCCGCAAGATCGAACCGAATCCGCGCCGGCCCCGGCTGCTGCTGACCGTGTACGGCGTCGGCTACAAGCTGGCCGGCGCCTGA
- a CDS encoding CPBP family intramembrane glutamic endopeptidase produces the protein MLSFFTLAFGLSWFCWVPYILSAHGLGLEPDIRFPGGEVGGQLIGVLPGAYLGPLGAAFIVTALAEGRAGLRHWAHRLTHWRVGWRWFFAVLLIVPIAILLAPLALPKTWGTITMPSLIILAAYVPVLIGQIITTAAAEEPGWRDFALPRLQERFGPILGTTILGVLWGAWHLPLFLTEWGGPDKPWWLPIIFIAGCVPLSLVMTWVFNRTGQSVPLIMLLHAGINSTYSLIWPEVFPTLESADTMWGQLIAATVAAIILIIATRGRLGLQTTRSVEDPGSPRYESARVA, from the coding sequence GTGTTGAGTTTCTTCACGCTCGCGTTCGGGCTCAGCTGGTTCTGCTGGGTGCCGTACATCCTCTCCGCGCACGGGCTCGGCCTGGAGCCGGACATCCGCTTCCCCGGCGGTGAGGTCGGCGGCCAGCTGATCGGCGTGCTGCCCGGTGCGTACCTCGGCCCGCTGGGCGCCGCGTTCATCGTCACCGCGCTCGCCGAGGGCCGGGCCGGGCTGCGGCACTGGGCACACCGGCTGACGCACTGGCGGGTCGGCTGGCGGTGGTTCTTCGCGGTGCTGCTGATCGTGCCGATCGCGATCCTGCTCGCCCCGCTCGCGCTGCCGAAGACCTGGGGCACCATCACCATGCCGAGCCTGATCATTCTGGCCGCGTACGTCCCGGTGCTGATCGGTCAGATCATCACCACGGCCGCGGCCGAGGAGCCCGGCTGGCGCGACTTCGCCCTGCCCCGGCTCCAGGAGCGGTTCGGCCCGATCCTCGGCACCACGATCCTGGGCGTGCTGTGGGGCGCCTGGCACCTGCCGCTCTTCCTCACCGAGTGGGGCGGCCCGGACAAGCCGTGGTGGCTGCCGATCATCTTCATCGCCGGCTGCGTCCCGCTGAGCCTCGTGATGACCTGGGTCTTCAACCGCACCGGCCAGAGCGTCCCGCTGATCATGCTGCTGCACGCCGGCATCAACAGCACGTACTCGCTGATCTGGCCCGAGGTCTTCCCCACCCTGGAATCCGCCGACACCATGTGGGGCCAGCTGATCGCCGCCACCGTCGCCGCGATCATCCTCATCATCGCCACCCGCGGCCGCCTCGGCCTCCAGACCACCCGAAGCGTGGAGGACCCAGGCTCCCCGCGGTACGAGTCCGCACGGGTCGCCTGA
- a CDS encoding ABC transporter permease: MKPVRLSFADVLSLGTIGLRTRRMRAVLSALGIAVGIATMVAVTAIPESNERALMDELAALGPNLLQVTAADNPDQDFGLPAESVGMVGRIGPVTSVSAVANTHAVVRRSDLTDPRDGSGLSVLAARPDLLGTLEAGLYSGNFLDRAGGEFPTVVLGSVAASRLGIPVVPSNGPPPQIMIDRSWFAVVGVLATTPLSPEIDRSVLVGWEAAEAELGFDGRPTALYLRAREASIESVRAVLPATVHPGEPSRVRVTLPSDALFAKRATEQTFSVLFVGLAMVALLVGGIGVANTMVISVLERRSEIGLRRALGANRGQIRIQFLTESVVLSALGGGAGTGLGIAGSAAYALHHDLPVVIPALAVAGSLGGAIVVGVVAGVYPSIRAARLAPTVALASGT, translated from the coding sequence GTGAAACCGGTCCGCCTCTCGTTCGCCGACGTGCTGTCGCTGGGCACGATCGGCCTGCGCACCCGCCGGATGCGCGCGGTTCTGTCCGCGCTCGGCATCGCGGTCGGCATCGCCACCATGGTCGCGGTCACCGCGATCCCGGAGTCGAACGAGCGCGCGCTGATGGACGAGCTGGCCGCGCTCGGCCCGAACCTGCTGCAGGTGACCGCAGCCGACAACCCGGACCAGGACTTCGGCCTGCCGGCCGAGTCGGTCGGGATGGTGGGCCGGATCGGGCCGGTGACCAGCGTGAGCGCGGTCGCGAACACGCACGCGGTGGTGCGCCGCTCCGACCTCACCGACCCGCGAGACGGCTCCGGGCTGTCCGTGCTCGCGGCCCGGCCCGACCTGCTCGGCACGCTCGAGGCAGGCCTCTACTCCGGCAACTTCCTGGACCGGGCCGGCGGCGAGTTCCCCACGGTCGTGCTCGGGTCGGTGGCCGCGTCCCGGCTCGGCATCCCGGTCGTACCCTCGAATGGTCCTCCGCCGCAGATCATGATCGACCGGAGCTGGTTCGCGGTGGTCGGCGTCCTGGCCACCACGCCGCTGTCCCCGGAGATCGACCGGTCGGTGCTGGTCGGCTGGGAGGCCGCCGAGGCCGAGCTGGGCTTCGACGGCCGGCCGACCGCGCTCTACCTGCGGGCCCGGGAGGCGTCGATCGAGTCGGTACGCGCGGTGCTGCCCGCGACCGTGCACCCGGGTGAGCCGAGCCGGGTGCGGGTCACGCTGCCGTCCGACGCGCTCTTCGCCAAGCGTGCCACCGAGCAGACGTTCTCCGTGCTCTTCGTCGGCCTGGCCATGGTCGCGCTGCTGGTCGGCGGCATCGGCGTGGCCAACACCATGGTCATCTCGGTGCTGGAGCGCCGCTCCGAGATCGGCCTGCGCCGCGCGCTCGGCGCGAACCGGGGGCAGATCCGCATCCAGTTCCTCACCGAGTCCGTGGTGCTCTCCGCGCTCGGCGGCGGCGCCGGCACCGGCCTCGGCATCGCCGGCAGCGCCGCGTACGCGCTCCACCACGACCTGCCGGTGGTGATCCCCGCGCTCGCGGTGGCCGGCTCGCTGGGCGGCGCGATCGTGGTCGGCGTGGTCGCCGGCGTCTACCCGTCCATCCGCGCGGCCCGGCTCGCACCGACCGTCGCGCTCGCCTCCGGAACCTGA
- a CDS encoding S8 family serine peptidase yields the protein MRLRALLAAATVAALIGLAAPPALADDGENVKFYEVPAGTETLTEVAERFLGDGARSAELFNLNAGRRQPDGAALTDPDALKPGWRLVLPWDAHGAGVRFGPLTGTAPAKVPGAGGATARQCDVAPAPPARADWANLRLAAGRAWPRSRGSGQLVAVVDSGVDGGLPRLRGHVAPGTDVITGGRGDTDCLGTGTAMAGLIAAQPVEGGPGTGIAPDATVLPIRIAVRSPEASPANGASAIAAAVTAGATVIALGAYVDLNEPEVARAAADAAGAGVVVVGGAPLESVPAVADTRLRAGVLRVGGIGMDNRPVADYRSGAVDLVAPGVNVGSVGLTAGQAAGSGTHYAVAFVAGQAALVRAAYPALTPAQVQHRMEATATSLSGQAPDGGHGWGLIAPEASVTAALPEEARPAAATDGWTPSVELTLLIAVVVVALVLVVLLTIRIRRLLITP from the coding sequence GTGAGGCTCCGCGCGCTGCTGGCCGCGGCCACGGTGGCCGCGCTGATCGGGCTGGCCGCGCCGCCCGCGCTCGCCGACGACGGCGAGAACGTCAAGTTCTACGAGGTCCCGGCCGGTACGGAGACGCTGACCGAGGTCGCGGAGCGGTTCCTCGGCGACGGCGCGCGGTCCGCCGAACTGTTCAACCTCAACGCGGGGCGACGGCAGCCGGACGGTGCGGCGCTCACCGACCCGGACGCGCTCAAGCCCGGGTGGCGCCTGGTGCTGCCGTGGGACGCGCACGGCGCCGGCGTGCGGTTCGGACCGCTCACCGGGACCGCACCGGCGAAGGTCCCGGGCGCCGGTGGCGCCACCGCGCGGCAGTGCGACGTCGCGCCCGCGCCGCCCGCGCGGGCCGACTGGGCGAACCTGCGGCTCGCAGCCGGCCGGGCGTGGCCGCGCAGCCGGGGGAGCGGCCAGCTGGTGGCGGTCGTCGACTCCGGCGTCGACGGCGGGCTGCCGCGGCTGCGCGGTCATGTCGCTCCCGGCACGGACGTGATCACCGGCGGCCGCGGCGACACCGACTGCCTGGGCACCGGCACCGCGATGGCTGGGCTGATCGCGGCGCAGCCGGTCGAGGGCGGGCCGGGCACGGGCATCGCGCCGGACGCGACCGTGCTGCCGATCCGGATCGCGGTGCGCAGCCCGGAGGCGTCGCCGGCGAACGGCGCGTCCGCGATCGCCGCCGCGGTGACCGCCGGCGCCACGGTGATCGCGCTCGGCGCGTACGTGGACCTGAACGAGCCCGAGGTGGCGCGCGCCGCGGCGGACGCGGCCGGCGCGGGCGTGGTGGTCGTGGGCGGCGCGCCGCTGGAGTCGGTGCCGGCCGTCGCGGACACGCGGCTTCGCGCCGGGGTGCTGCGGGTCGGTGGCATCGGGATGGACAACCGGCCGGTCGCCGATTACCGCTCCGGCGCGGTGGACCTGGTCGCGCCCGGAGTGAACGTGGGCAGCGTCGGCCTGACCGCCGGGCAGGCCGCGGGCAGCGGCACCCACTACGCGGTCGCGTTCGTGGCCGGGCAGGCCGCGCTGGTCCGGGCCGCCTACCCCGCGCTGACGCCGGCGCAGGTGCAGCACCGGATGGAGGCGACCGCGACCAGCCTGTCCGGTCAGGCACCGGACGGCGGCCACGGCTGGGGCCTGATCGCGCCGGAGGCGTCCGTCACCGCGGCGCTGCCCGAGGAGGCGCGACCCGCCGCGGCCACGGACGGCTGGACGCCGAGCGTCGAGCTGACCCTGCTGATCGCGGTCGTGGTGGTCGCGCTGGTGCTGGTGGTGCTGCTGACGATCCGCATCCGGCGGCTCCTGATCACGCCCTGA
- a CDS encoding RICIN domain-containing protein, translating to MRRLLASTRGRVELGLLALVLVLCAATAFVVVPAIAGGRKLAAEPVPAADLRAIVTAALSCPSLNPPRLAAQIMVASGFRDAGPHGNVAGIDPATWEAWRPSAYARPADRAAAIVALGRWTCDLVGQLRAAGLAGDLWPAAVASARAGVGAVLAAEGIPQADREFVDTVVAYSRWYADQPEFSPQSAGADLPGPPLPVPHDLVAPVLAAGRMCPVITPVRVAAQLRALSGFDVNRRSPDGRAGIAQFTPQLWARYQGDPGASMWNPSEAIPAMGAAMCGLTAELAVLGGDPFVLALGAYQWGAPAVRQAGGLPRSTVPQLADLAPAFVAEYERDPRLTAVAPSPSPSPSPVPATAAPVRPSPSPSPSKPVPKPLYKPGHAYVIHNAYTGGGVSLEVFGLDPSVAAGTQVNMHQHNGGPNQQWSLGAAGDHVTIKNAHYGMALGVENASTDAGAKIVVQPFVPGDTSQQWTLRDAGDGYVHIVNRKSGKELDLPGDEEAVPDTTGNWKGVRPEQRDAQKDALDHRWKLVEL from the coding sequence GTGAGGCGCCTGCTCGCCTCGACCCGCGGACGCGTCGAGTTGGGCCTGCTGGCCCTGGTGCTGGTCCTCTGCGCGGCGACCGCGTTCGTGGTGGTGCCGGCGATCGCGGGCGGGCGGAAGCTGGCCGCCGAGCCGGTGCCGGCCGCTGACCTTCGGGCGATCGTGACCGCCGCGCTGTCCTGCCCGAGCCTGAACCCGCCCCGGCTGGCCGCGCAGATCATGGTGGCGTCCGGCTTCCGGGACGCCGGACCGCACGGCAACGTCGCCGGCATCGACCCGGCCACCTGGGAGGCGTGGCGGCCGTCGGCCTACGCCCGGCCCGCCGACCGGGCCGCGGCCATCGTCGCGCTCGGGCGTTGGACCTGCGACCTCGTCGGGCAGTTGCGCGCGGCCGGGCTGGCCGGAGACCTGTGGCCGGCCGCGGTGGCGTCGGCACGGGCCGGCGTCGGCGCGGTGCTCGCGGCGGAGGGCATCCCGCAGGCTGACCGGGAGTTCGTGGACACCGTCGTCGCCTACTCCCGGTGGTATGCGGATCAGCCGGAGTTCTCCCCGCAGAGCGCGGGCGCGGACCTGCCCGGCCCCCCGCTCCCGGTCCCGCACGACCTGGTCGCGCCGGTGCTGGCGGCGGGCCGGATGTGCCCGGTGATCACCCCGGTCCGGGTGGCCGCGCAGCTGCGGGCGCTCTCCGGCTTCGACGTGAACCGGCGGTCGCCGGACGGCCGGGCCGGCATCGCGCAGTTCACGCCGCAGCTCTGGGCGAGGTACCAGGGCGACCCGGGTGCGTCGATGTGGAACCCGTCCGAGGCGATCCCGGCGATGGGCGCGGCCATGTGCGGTCTGACCGCCGAGCTGGCCGTGCTCGGCGGCGATCCGTTCGTGCTGGCGCTCGGCGCCTACCAGTGGGGCGCGCCCGCGGTCCGGCAGGCCGGCGGGCTGCCGCGCAGCACCGTGCCCCAGCTCGCGGACCTGGCACCGGCGTTCGTGGCGGAGTACGAGCGGGATCCCCGGCTGACCGCGGTGGCGCCGAGCCCGAGCCCGTCGCCGTCGCCGGTCCCGGCCACGGCCGCGCCGGTCCGGCCGAGCCCGTCCCCGTCACCCTCGAAGCCGGTCCCGAAGCCGCTCTACAAGCCCGGCCACGCCTATGTCATCCACAACGCGTACACCGGTGGGGGTGTGTCCCTGGAGGTCTTCGGTCTCGATCCGTCGGTGGCCGCCGGCACGCAGGTGAACATGCACCAGCACAACGGCGGCCCCAACCAGCAGTGGTCGCTGGGCGCGGCCGGCGACCACGTGACGATCAAGAACGCGCACTACGGCATGGCCCTCGGCGTGGAGAACGCGTCCACGGACGCCGGCGCGAAGATCGTGGTGCAGCCGTTCGTGCCCGGCGACACGAGCCAGCAGTGGACGCTGCGGGACGCCGGCGACGGGTACGTCCACATCGTGAACCGCAAGTCCGGCAAGGAACTCGACCTGCCGGGCGACGAGGAGGCGGTGCCGGACACCACCGGCAACTGGAAGGGCGTGCGCCCCGAGCAGCGTGACGCCCAGAAGGACGCGCTCGACCACCGCTGGAAGCTGGTGGAGCTGTGA